The genomic segment ACTCGGTTTGGGTCTTGGTGGTCTCTGTGGTTTTGGCGGAGCTTTTACTACTGTGTGATTTTTGAGAGGATAGGGATGATTGTCGATAACGGGGATTTGTTTTCCGATAAGTTTTTGGATATCGCGGAGGTATTCTTTTTCTTCTGCATCACAGAAAGCGAGAGCGATACCGCTCGCTCCTGCTCGACCAGTTCGACCGATACGATGGACATAGGATTCTGGGATATTTGGTAGCTCAAAATTCACGACATGGGTTAGTTCGTCTATGTCGATTCCTCTCGCTGCAATGTCCGTTGCCACGAGGACACGAGTCGTCTTTGCTTTGAAGTTTTTGAGGGCTGTCTGCCTGGCATTTTGTGTCTTATTTCCATGAATTGCTTGAGCGTTGACTCCTACTTTCATCAGTTCTTTGACGACCTTGTCAGCACCGTGTTTTGTCCGAGTGAAGACGAGGATTCGCTCAATATTTTTATCCTTCAAAACCTCTAGGAGAAGATGTTTCTTGTTCTCTTTGTCGACAAAGTAGACAGCTTGGTTGACAGTATCGGCGGTGCTCGAAACTGGGGTGACTTCGACACGGGCTGGGTTTGTGAGAATACTCCGGGACAGTTCGACTATAGCAGGAGGCATGGTCGCTGAGAAAAAAAGGGACTGTCGTTTTGCAGGAATTTTTGCAATGACCTTTTTGACATCATGGACGAAGCCCATATCGAGCATTCTATCGGCTTCATCGAGGACAAAAAATTGAATATGGCGAAGATCGACATATCCTTGATTCATGAGATCGAGTAGCCGTCCTGGCGTTGCGATGAGGACATCGATACCTTGTTGGAGCGTTTGGACTTGGCTGTGCTGATTCACACCACCAAAGATAACGGTGTATTTCAATTTCGTATTTCGTCCATAATTCCCAAAACTCTCGGCAATCTGGATGGCGAGCTCTCGTGTTGGTGTAAGAATCAGCCCACGAATCACTCTTCTGCCTGGTGCGAGATGTCTATCTTCACTGAGGAGTTGGATAATAGGAATCGCAAAAGCCGCTGTTTTACCTGTTCCCGTCTGTGCGACTCCGAGGAGGTCTCGGCGCTGGAGGACGAGAGGAATAGCTTTCGCTTGAATAGGCGTGGGTGTCGTGTATCACTCGGTTTCGAGGGCAGCGAGAATTGGCGGGATTATCTGGAGTTCGGAGAATTTCATGAGACAAGATAATTAAAAAAAAGAAGCACAAAAGTACTTCTTTGATAGTAGGGTTTTATCGAGAAAGAGCAAGAGAAACTTTCTTACAATGCTGATTCTGTGTAGTCTCGGAAATTATCCAGAATAGCCTGCCAACCTGCTATCTGTATTTCATATGAATGGATTTCTTCTGCATCAAATACTTCCGTCACTCGTATGCCACCATTTTCTTTTTGCTCAAAGGTAACTTCTACTTTTCTACCCGCATCGAGGAAATATTCTTTCATTTCTCCTATCGTATAGACGAGTTTTTTCATCGGCACCACTTCGTCATATTTGGCAGTGAAATCAAATTGGAAACTGCCGTCTTTTGCAGCAAAAGTATTGATAAAAATACCATCCACTTTTGGTTCTTCACCGATGGCCTTTGGACAGTGCCAGTCATCTGATGCGTGACTCCAATGTATTATTGCTTCTGGTTGCCAAAATGCATTCCAGACCTTTTCAAGCGGTGCTTTGACGAGCACAGAGACAGAGAGTTGAGACATAGTAAGAAACTAAAGGTTTGTTTTATTGGTCAGGATGGCGGGACTCGAACCCACGACCCCAAGACCCCCAGCCTTGTGCGCTACCAACTGCGCCACATCCTGATAGAGACAAGTGTATGATTATTTTGTTTTTTTCAAACGAGAGACCTGGAATTTTGGTTCTGGTTTTTTGGGAGCGACAGGAGCAAGTTGTAACCAGATTTCATCAAAGACTTCTTCGGACGATTTATTTGCATCTATTTTGACACCATCATGATGACTAAAATAATGTCCGTACGAAGTAATATAGGTTTCTTGGAGTTTCTCTACAAGGCGGCGTTTTGCTTTTTTTGTGAGCTTTTCACCATCGGGAAGATATTTGAGATTATTGATCATCTGAAATGAGAGCAGAGTCCCTTCTCCTTCGTCTTCTTTCTTGGCTCGTTTTTTGATTCTTTCCAGTGTTTTACTTGCTGAGACATCGAGATATACTGTTGTTGCTTTGGCAAACATATCTTTGTAGATAGTATTCTTGAACCAGAGCAGTCCATTTTCGAGTTGGTCGAGAGTGTGTCCGAGGGAGAGACCACGAATCACAATCGTCGGAAGCGCTCTATCCATAATAACGGTGTGTCCTTTGAGGAGGCTTGGAACGACTTTTCTCTCCATCTGGTAGAGAAAATCAGCTACTTGCAAGAGAAGATGTGCTTCAGGGGTGATGCCTTCTCCTGGCTTTTTAGTTTCATGTTCGACAAAGTATTCACGGAAAAATGGAGCATCTTTCCATGTAATAATCACAGCAACCTGCCCCTGAGCCATCAGCATCTTTTTGAGTTTTTTTGCTTGTGTAGATTTGCCGCTCCCATCAGGTCATTCGAGGATGATGAGTCGGCCTGGAAAATC from the Candidatus Gracilibacteria bacterium genome contains:
- a CDS encoding DEAD/DEAH box helicase, with product MKFSELQIIPPILAALETEGYTTPTPIQAKAIPLVLQRRDLLGVAQTGTGKTAAFAIPIIQLLSEDRHLAPGRRVIRGLILTPTRELAIQIAESFGNYGRNTKLKYTVIFGGVNQHSQVQTLQQGIDVLIATPGRLLDLMNQGYVDLRHIQFFVLDEADRMLDMGFVHDVKKVIAKIPAKRQSLFFSATMPPAIVELSRSILTNPARVEVTPVSSTADTVNQAVYFVDKENKKHLLLEVLKDKNIERILVFTRTKHGADKVVKELMKVGVNAQAIHGNKTQNARQTALKNFKAKTTRVLVATDIAARGIDIDELTHVVNFELPNIPESYVHRIGRTGRAGASGIALAFCDAEEKEYLRDIQKLIGKQIPVIDNHPYPLKNHTVVKAPPKPQRPPRPKPSPGKGNGVHAPLIKGGRGDGGPKPSHKIPPRRW
- a CDS encoding SRPBCC domain-containing protein, yielding MSQLSVSVLVKAPLEKVWNAFWQPEAIIHWSHASDDWHCPKAIGEEPKVDGIFINTFAAKDGSFQFDFTAKYDEVVPMKKLVYTIGEMKEYFLDAGRKVEVTFEQKENGGIRVTEVFDAEEIHSYEIQIAGWQAILDNFRDYTESAL